Proteins encoded together in one Rhizobium bangladeshense window:
- a CDS encoding 2-dehydro-3-deoxy-6-phosphogalactonate aldolase, whose amino-acid sequence MNRIPFPDMKRPLIAILRGIRPDETESVVSALIENGLTAIEIPLNSPEPFKSIEIAAKMAPAEVLIGAGTVLTVEAVDSLNAAGGKLLVTPNVEPEVIIRARGHGMVTMPGVFTPTEALAAARAGATGLKFFPASVLSPSGITAIRAILPPELTIAAVGGVSDKNFADYTKASIFAFGLGTSLYRPGMTAAEVAERAKATIYAYDAAMGA is encoded by the coding sequence ATGAATCGTATCCCCTTCCCCGACATGAAGCGTCCGCTGATCGCCATCCTCCGCGGCATCCGGCCCGACGAGACCGAGAGCGTCGTAAGCGCCTTGATCGAAAACGGCCTGACGGCGATCGAAATTCCGCTCAACTCGCCGGAGCCGTTCAAATCCATCGAGATCGCCGCGAAGATGGCGCCGGCCGAGGTGCTGATCGGCGCCGGCACGGTGTTGACGGTCGAGGCGGTCGATAGCCTGAATGCGGCCGGCGGCAAGCTGCTGGTGACGCCAAATGTCGAGCCCGAGGTGATCATCCGGGCACGCGGCCATGGTATGGTGACGATGCCCGGCGTCTTTACGCCGACCGAAGCGCTCGCTGCTGCACGCGCCGGAGCCACTGGTCTCAAATTCTTTCCGGCGAGCGTTCTTAGTCCTTCCGGCATCACGGCGATCCGGGCGATTCTGCCGCCGGAGCTCACGATTGCCGCCGTCGGCGGCGTATCGGACAAGAATTTCGCCGATTACACCAAGGCCAGCATCTTCGCCTTCGGTCTCGGCACCAGCCTCTACAGGCCCGGAATGACCGCGGCAGAGGTTGCCGAGCGCGCGAAAGCAACCATTTACGCCTATGATGCAGCCATGGGAGCGTGA
- a CDS encoding PRC-barrel domain-containing protein, translating to MTRKLLTTVAAGALFATAFAPAAFSQTAPQPADPAATNQAAPADPAAPKPATPDVTQPAGDAAQAPAAAPSTDTAQATYLTEQAADQISANTYIGQSVYNANNESIGSINDLIMKKDGGMVAAIVGVGGFLGIGEKNVAVPMDKITVAQNTQDGSVKLTTTETAESLKAAPEFKTLAMQAAEKAPAATGTDTTATGSTTPK from the coding sequence ATGACACGCAAACTTTTGACGACCGTTGCCGCTGGCGCGTTGTTTGCCACGGCTTTCGCACCGGCGGCATTCTCGCAGACGGCGCCGCAGCCTGCCGACCCCGCCGCTACCAACCAGGCAGCGCCGGCTGATCCGGCTGCGCCCAAGCCGGCCACCCCTGACGTCACCCAGCCTGCGGGGGATGCTGCGCAGGCTCCTGCCGCGGCGCCGAGCACCGACACTGCCCAGGCCACCTACCTGACGGAGCAGGCTGCGGACCAGATTAGCGCCAACACCTATATCGGCCAGTCGGTCTATAATGCCAACAATGAAAGCATCGGCAGCATCAACGACCTGATCATGAAGAAGGATGGCGGCATGGTTGCTGCGATCGTCGGCGTTGGCGGCTTCCTCGGTATCGGTGAAAAGAACGTCGCCGTCCCGATGGACAAAATCACCGTCGCCCAGAATACCCAGGACGGCAGCGTCAAGCTGACGACCACCGAAACGGCTGAATCGCTGAAGGCTGCGCCCGAGTTTAAGACGCTTGCAATGCAGGCTGCAGAGAAGGCTCCGGCCGCAACCGGTACCGATACGACGGCAACCGGCTCGACCACGCCGAAGTAA
- a CDS encoding SDR family NAD(P)-dependent oxidoreductase — protein sequence MAAQFPEFKDRAVLVTGGGSGIGAAIVEGFARQGAKVSFIDIAEAAGRELAESLSRETPHPVLFHHADLRDIEAIRRTVDAVVAASGPIRVLVNNAAWDDRHEFDEVTEAYWDNNQAVNLRHVFFTSQAVAPSMRSAGGGAIVNMSSIAFKLNMGGFPAYAAAKAAVVGLTKSMAGRLGPENIRVNCILPGMVVTERQMQLWLTEESIARSVEQQCLKKALKADAIVGPCLFLASDCAAAMTAQSLIVDGGVL from the coding sequence ATGGCAGCACAATTTCCCGAGTTCAAGGATCGCGCCGTGCTCGTGACCGGCGGCGGATCGGGCATCGGCGCGGCGATCGTCGAGGGTTTCGCGCGTCAGGGCGCCAAGGTGTCTTTCATCGACATTGCCGAGGCGGCCGGCAGGGAACTCGCCGAAAGCCTGTCGCGGGAAACGCCGCACCCTGTCCTCTTTCACCATGCCGATCTGCGCGACATCGAGGCGATCCGGCGCACGGTCGATGCCGTCGTTGCGGCGTCAGGGCCGATCCGCGTGCTTGTCAATAATGCCGCCTGGGACGACCGTCACGAATTCGACGAGGTGACCGAGGCCTATTGGGACAACAATCAGGCGGTCAATCTCCGGCACGTGTTCTTCACCTCGCAGGCGGTGGCGCCGTCGATGCGGTCGGCCGGCGGCGGCGCAATCGTCAATATGTCGTCGATCGCCTTCAAGCTCAACATGGGCGGATTTCCCGCCTATGCGGCGGCGAAGGCGGCGGTCGTCGGACTGACGAAGAGCATGGCCGGCAGGCTCGGGCCGGAGAACATCCGGGTCAACTGCATCCTGCCCGGCATGGTCGTCACCGAGCGGCAGATGCAGCTCTGGCTCACCGAGGAGAGCATTGCGCGCTCGGTCGAGCAGCAGTGCCTGAAAAAAGCGCTCAAGGCCGATGCGATCGTCGGTCCCTGCCTGTTTCTTGCATCCGATTGTGCGGCTGCTATGACCGCTCAGTCCCTGATCGTCGATGGAGGCGTTTTGTAA
- a CDS encoding 2-dehydro-3-deoxygalactonokinase, producing MTNPAYVAVDWGTSSFRLWLVGKDGSILAERRSGEGMTSAAKIGFSTVLSGHLAAIEAPEGLPVIVCGMAGAKQGWVEAGYIDVPAPLASILTAAVRVPGESRDIRILPGLAQRQMAMPDVMRGEETQLLGALGGAGTGAQAVCMPGTHSKWVHVTNTEVTGFSTFMTGELFDAISKHTILSHAVAGAEEQPADAAAFEAAVLAAFARPGIATNLLFTARSGQLLHGISAAAAQARLSGTLIGLEIAGALQDAANGTDITLVASGRLQALYEQAFKTLSIDFTAIDADAAVRRGLSAAAEAIWPN from the coding sequence ATGACTAATCCCGCTTATGTCGCGGTGGACTGGGGCACCAGCAGCTTCCGGCTCTGGCTGGTCGGCAAGGACGGCAGCATCCTCGCCGAACGCCGCAGCGGCGAAGGCATGACGAGCGCGGCAAAGATCGGCTTTTCCACCGTCTTGTCAGGCCATCTCGCCGCCATCGAGGCGCCGGAAGGGCTGCCTGTGATCGTCTGCGGCATGGCCGGCGCAAAACAGGGCTGGGTCGAAGCCGGTTATATCGACGTGCCCGCGCCGCTCGCCTCGATCCTCACCGCGGCGGTCCGCGTGCCAGGTGAAAGCCGGGACATCCGCATTCTGCCGGGCCTCGCCCAACGGCAGATGGCAATGCCTGACGTTATGCGCGGCGAGGAAACCCAGCTTCTCGGCGCCCTCGGCGGCGCAGGCACCGGCGCGCAGGCGGTCTGCATGCCCGGCACGCATTCGAAATGGGTGCACGTGACCAATACGGAAGTCACCGGCTTTTCCACCTTCATGACCGGCGAACTCTTCGACGCGATCAGCAAACATACGATCCTGTCGCATGCGGTCGCCGGTGCTGAGGAGCAGCCGGCGGATGCGGCGGCCTTCGAGGCGGCGGTGTTGGCCGCTTTCGCCCGGCCGGGCATTGCCACCAACCTCCTGTTTACCGCCCGCTCGGGTCAGCTGCTGCACGGAATCTCCGCCGCTGCCGCGCAAGCCCGGCTTTCCGGCACGCTGATCGGCCTCGAAATTGCCGGAGCGCTTCAGGATGCCGCCAACGGCACTGATATCACCCTCGTCGCCTCCGGACGCCTGCAGGCGCTCTACGAACAGGCCTTCAAAACCCTCTCCATTGACTTCACCGCCATCGACGCCGACGCGGCCGTGCGCCGCGGGCTATCGGCAGCCGCCGAAGCCATCTGGCCGAATTGA
- a CDS encoding cell wall hydrolase, with the protein MACSRVSCPEFVLRRKSPSRSKLRLLPENWVSPAIFGLAGWLIFPSVASHADLATMLAGLDREGESWRMVLTNSPAGSIHQAELAFADPAATGSIASGAGMVLPDGRKVAFTAKDKGTAKDKGHEDTPDEDRVNRGMKRGRIVAVEKMQPPKDFSAGSILQRTRMLFTPNFDLKDGSAFVKPKIQGKEIEIATSFYKKQPVTPEAGLPAMLAGLATSNKADVLATAYAPAAPDYARQSPFDSILTEQDSGRFVPKIGPGDHAWAASVLPPSVFSAREQQCLASGIYFEARGESVKGQAAVAQVILNRVRNPAYPKSICGVVYQNEDWRNRCQFSFACDSIKDRVNSEYHWRVARDVAMAVTSGKIWLPQVGSATHYHAVYVRPKWAKTMEKVGRIGLHVFYRTYGGGWS; encoded by the coding sequence ATGGCATGTTCCCGCGTTTCATGCCCGGAGTTCGTGTTGCGTCGAAAGAGCCCTTCCCGTAGCAAGCTGCGTCTTCTCCCCGAGAACTGGGTATCGCCCGCCATCTTCGGGCTCGCCGGCTGGCTGATCTTCCCGAGCGTTGCCTCCCACGCCGATCTTGCCACCATGCTCGCCGGTCTCGACCGTGAGGGGGAGAGCTGGCGCATGGTGCTGACCAATTCACCGGCCGGCTCCATCCATCAGGCCGAACTCGCCTTCGCCGATCCGGCGGCGACCGGTTCGATCGCCTCGGGCGCCGGCATGGTGCTGCCCGATGGCCGAAAGGTCGCCTTCACCGCCAAGGACAAGGGCACCGCCAAGGACAAGGGCCACGAGGACACGCCGGACGAGGATCGCGTCAACCGCGGCATGAAGAGAGGTCGCATCGTCGCCGTCGAGAAGATGCAGCCGCCGAAGGATTTTTCCGCCGGCTCCATTCTCCAGCGCACCAGGATGCTCTTCACTCCGAATTTCGATCTCAAGGACGGGTCGGCTTTCGTCAAACCGAAGATCCAGGGCAAGGAAATCGAGATCGCCACCTCCTTTTATAAGAAGCAGCCGGTAACGCCGGAAGCCGGTTTGCCGGCGATGCTCGCAGGCCTCGCCACCAGCAACAAGGCCGACGTGCTTGCCACCGCCTATGCGCCGGCAGCACCCGACTATGCCCGCCAGTCGCCCTTCGATTCGATCCTGACGGAACAGGACAGCGGCCGCTTCGTCCCCAAGATCGGTCCGGGCGATCACGCCTGGGCCGCAAGCGTGCTGCCGCCGAGTGTCTTTTCAGCACGCGAGCAGCAATGCCTTGCCTCCGGCATCTATTTCGAGGCGCGCGGGGAATCGGTGAAAGGCCAGGCGGCCGTCGCTCAGGTCATCCTCAACCGTGTTCGCAACCCTGCCTATCCCAAGAGCATCTGCGGCGTCGTCTACCAGAACGAGGATTGGCGCAACCGCTGCCAGTTTTCCTTCGCCTGCGACAGCATCAAGGACCGGGTGAATTCGGAATATCACTGGCGGGTGGCCCGCGACGTGGCCATGGCGGTGACATCAGGCAAGATCTGGCTGCCACAGGTGGGGTCGGCGACGCACTACCATGCCGTCTACGTCCGGCCGAAATGGGCAAAGACCATGGAAAAGGTCGGGCGCATCGGTCTCCACGTCTTCTACCGCACCTATGGCGGCGGCTGGAGCTGA
- a CDS encoding magnesium transporter CorA family protein: protein MITAYCSNCKSVEIRDLSPAASFPEDVVWIDMVEPSREEELYVEKVLGIEVPTRDDLKDIEPSARLYTENGAVFMAASLVWKADTDAPTLTDVAFILAGKRLITIRYAHPKSFALFIAALHRLPENWRSGAALLAKLLETIVDRTAEILETAVSRIDILSTHVFGRAKKVRRPSNYLEQKLRDIAGHHRMISKLRDSLGSLSRLLTFFHTIPAIQQDHEARELCRSVSRDIQSLSEHASFVAANITFLLDASLGLINIEQNSIIKIFSIASVVFLPPTLVASIYGMNFQVMPELAWAAGYPYSLALMVISAVIPFFFFRWKGWL from the coding sequence GTGATCACCGCGTACTGTTCCAATTGCAAATCGGTCGAGATCCGCGATCTCTCGCCGGCCGCCTCCTTTCCCGAGGATGTCGTCTGGATCGACATGGTCGAGCCGAGCCGAGAGGAGGAGCTTTATGTCGAGAAGGTTCTCGGCATCGAGGTTCCGACCCGTGACGATCTCAAGGACATCGAACCTTCGGCGCGGCTTTATACTGAAAACGGTGCCGTCTTCATGGCCGCTTCCCTCGTCTGGAAAGCCGATACCGACGCGCCGACGCTGACAGATGTCGCGTTCATCCTGGCCGGAAAGCGGCTGATCACCATCCGTTACGCCCATCCCAAATCTTTTGCGCTGTTCATCGCCGCCCTTCACCGGCTTCCGGAAAACTGGCGCAGCGGCGCGGCCCTTCTCGCCAAGCTGCTGGAGACGATTGTCGACCGGACGGCCGAGATCCTGGAGACCGCCGTTTCGCGAATCGACATCTTGTCGACGCATGTGTTCGGCCGGGCGAAAAAGGTGCGCAGGCCTTCGAACTACCTCGAGCAAAAATTGCGCGATATAGCCGGTCATCACCGCATGATCAGCAAGCTGCGCGACAGTCTCGGTTCGCTTTCCCGGCTTCTAACGTTCTTTCACACTATCCCGGCGATCCAGCAGGACCACGAGGCCAGGGAGCTCTGCCGCAGCGTTTCGCGCGATATTCAGTCGCTGTCGGAGCATGCTTCCTTTGTTGCCGCCAACATCACCTTCCTGCTCGACGCCTCACTCGGCCTCATCAACATCGAACAGAACTCGATCATCAAGATCTTCTCGATCGCGTCGGTCGTTTTCCTGCCGCCGACATTGGTCGCCTCCATTTATGGCATGAATTTTCAGGTCATGCCCGAACTGGCCTGGGCCGCCGGTTACCCCTATTCGCTGGCCTTGATGGTGATATCGGCCGTCATCCCCTTTTTCTTTTTTCGCTGGAAAGGCTGGCTCTGA
- a CDS encoding helix-turn-helix transcriptional regulator, translated as MVPLSQTSTEEDDYITEIAGLKTQFDIFRFLKRVTEAYRSRAFMVLNLPPITSLDLQGSTVLTSWPAELLALYDQEGLMMNSPVLRRLRTSTRPFIYDMSRQNWSREDGKSALVTSLFERFRMMRCAYFPTHEPSGLRGAVSFAGDREPFSAAEMRELCYIAIHVFDRLAEIRNLDSRMTDTLTDREIDCLNWTAAGKTSAEIAEILALSEHTVNHYLNRATKKLDTVNRTQAVAKALRIGLIK; from the coding sequence ATGGTACCCTTGTCGCAAACATCCACGGAAGAAGACGATTACATCACGGAAATCGCCGGCCTGAAGACGCAGTTCGATATTTTCCGTTTCTTGAAACGGGTCACGGAAGCCTATCGCAGCCGCGCTTTCATGGTTCTCAATCTGCCGCCGATCACCTCTCTCGACCTTCAGGGCAGCACCGTCCTCACCAGTTGGCCGGCCGAGCTTCTGGCGCTCTACGACCAGGAAGGGCTGATGATGAACAGCCCGGTTCTGAGGCGGCTTAGAACATCGACGCGGCCTTTCATTTACGACATGTCGCGACAGAACTGGTCGCGCGAAGACGGCAAGTCCGCCCTGGTGACCTCGCTGTTCGAGCGTTTCAGGATGATGCGCTGCGCCTACTTCCCGACGCATGAGCCTTCCGGCCTGCGCGGCGCCGTCTCCTTCGCTGGCGATCGAGAGCCGTTCAGCGCCGCCGAAATGCGCGAGCTTTGCTATATCGCCATCCATGTCTTCGACAGGCTTGCCGAAATCCGCAATCTCGATAGCCGAATGACGGACACGCTGACGGATCGCGAGATCGACTGCCTCAACTGGACGGCGGCCGGCAAGACCAGCGCGGAAATCGCCGAAATCCTTGCGCTGTCCGAGCACACGGTCAATCATTACCTCAACCGCGCCACCAAAAAGCTCGATACGGTCAACCGTACCCAGGCGGTCGCCAAGGCGCTGCGGATCGGCCTGATCAAATAA
- the apbC gene encoding iron-sulfur cluster carrier protein ApbC, with protein sequence MTDVTKEQVLETLKTVRGPDLEHDIVALGMVSDVFISDGKVYFSITVPAERARELEPMRLAAERVIKEMPGVRGALVTLTADKKAAAAASAARPAPNPPHGHAGHDHGGHDQQHHGHAPQQQPPRSGKIGVPGIGAIIAVASGKGGVGKSTTAVNLALGLLANGLRVGILDADIYGPSMPRLLKISGRPTQIDGRIINPMENYGLKVMSMGFLVDEETAMIWRGPMVQSALMQMLREVAWGELDVLVVDMPPGTGDAQLTMAQQVPLAGAVIVSTPQDLALIDARKGLNMFRKVEVPVLGIVENMSYFIAPDTGTRYDIFGHGGARKEAERIGVPFLGEVPLTMNIRETSDAGTPLVASDPNGTVAGIYRGIAAKVWQQLGGQAQRPAPAIVFE encoded by the coding sequence ATGACCGACGTCACCAAGGAACAGGTTCTCGAAACGCTTAAGACCGTGCGCGGACCGGATCTCGAACACGATATCGTCGCGCTCGGCATGGTCTCCGATGTCTTCATCTCCGACGGCAAGGTCTATTTCTCCATCACGGTTCCGGCCGAACGCGCCAGGGAACTGGAGCCGATGCGGCTCGCCGCCGAGCGCGTCATCAAGGAGATGCCGGGCGTCAGGGGCGCGCTCGTCACTCTGACGGCAGACAAGAAGGCGGCGGCCGCCGCGTCTGCCGCCCGCCCGGCGCCCAATCCGCCCCACGGTCATGCCGGTCATGATCATGGAGGCCACGATCAACAGCATCACGGGCATGCACCGCAGCAACAGCCGCCCCGCTCGGGCAAGATCGGCGTTCCCGGTATCGGCGCCATCATTGCCGTGGCCTCCGGTAAGGGCGGGGTCGGCAAATCTACCACTGCCGTCAACCTGGCGCTCGGCCTGCTCGCCAATGGTCTGCGAGTCGGCATTCTCGATGCCGATATATACGGCCCCTCGATGCCGCGGCTCTTGAAGATCTCCGGCCGCCCGACGCAGATCGATGGCCGCATCATCAATCCGATGGAGAATTACGGCCTCAAGGTCATGTCGATGGGTTTCCTCGTCGACGAGGAGACGGCGATGATCTGGCGCGGGCCGATGGTCCAGTCGGCGCTGATGCAGATGCTGCGCGAAGTGGCATGGGGCGAGCTCGACGTCCTCGTCGTCGACATGCCGCCCGGCACCGGCGACGCGCAATTGACGATGGCCCAGCAAGTGCCGCTTGCCGGCGCCGTCATCGTTTCCACGCCGCAGGATCTCGCCCTGATCGATGCCCGCAAGGGCCTCAACATGTTCCGCAAGGTCGAGGTGCCGGTTCTCGGCATCGTCGAAAACATGAGCTATTTCATAGCGCCCGACACCGGCACCCGCTACGACATCTTCGGTCATGGCGGCGCCCGCAAGGAGGCCGAGCGGATTGGCGTGCCCTTCCTCGGCGAAGTGCCTCTGACGATGAACATCCGCGAAACTTCCGACGCGGGCACGCCGCTGGTCGCCTCCGATCCGAACGGTACCGTCGCCGGCATCTATCGCGGTATCGCCGCCAAGGTATGGCAGCAACTCGGCGGCCAGGCCCAGCGCCCGGCGCCGGCGATCGTCTTCGAATGA
- a CDS encoding potassium transporter Kup — protein sequence MSEESHPHERHMTPRKLFYLALGSVGVVYGDIGTSPLYAFREALKPVAHDGVTRFEIISLISLMIWALTIIVTIKYVLFLLRADNDGEGGTLSLLALLMKTANGHTALLMLLGLMGAALFLGDAMITPALSVLSAVEGLKLVTPRLADYIVPISVVILALLFVVQSRGTGAVARFFGPITALWFIVMAVAGISHISDDFGILAAFNPYYAVSFLLHEGFYGIVVLGAVFLTVTGAEALYADLGHFGRRPIQWAWFLLVFPALTLNYLGQGALVLGNPMTMSDPFYLMYPKWALLPVVILATAATIIASQAVITGAFSMVRQGINLGFLPRMEILFTSETNTGQIFVPSVNALLFIGVIFLVLGFKTSDALATAYGISVTGAMVVTSIMAFEFVRARWNWSLPVAVMALAPLVLLEMIFLGANLLKIHDGGYIPILIATGFTVVMWTWRRGSAILMEKTRHTDIPLASFVSSIERKSEHSPAQVPGTAIFLTSDPESAPAALLHNLKHNHVLHDRNVILTIRTVNKPRVPSHDRYKVEPISERFSRVELLFGFMESQNVSQALATLRKTGLKFDIMSTSFYLGRRKLVPDAKSGMPYWQDRLYIALANAATNPSDYFRLPANRVVELGSHVII from the coding sequence ATGTCCGAAGAGAGCCATCCGCACGAGCGCCACATGACGCCGCGCAAGCTGTTCTATCTCGCGCTCGGTTCCGTTGGTGTCGTCTATGGCGATATCGGCACGAGCCCGCTCTACGCTTTTCGCGAGGCGCTGAAGCCCGTTGCCCATGACGGCGTCACCCGTTTCGAGATCATCAGTCTGATTTCGCTGATGATCTGGGCGCTGACCATTATCGTCACCATCAAATACGTTCTCTTCCTGCTGCGCGCCGACAACGACGGGGAGGGCGGCACGCTGTCGCTGCTCGCCCTTCTGATGAAGACCGCGAACGGCCATACCGCACTGCTGATGCTGCTCGGACTGATGGGCGCTGCCCTGTTCCTCGGCGATGCGATGATCACACCGGCGCTTTCGGTGCTGTCGGCCGTCGAGGGCCTGAAACTCGTCACACCCAGGCTCGCGGACTATATCGTGCCGATCTCGGTGGTGATCCTGGCGCTGCTCTTCGTCGTGCAGTCGCGCGGCACTGGCGCCGTTGCGAGGTTCTTCGGTCCGATCACCGCCCTCTGGTTCATAGTCATGGCCGTCGCCGGCATTTCCCATATTTCCGACGATTTCGGCATCCTCGCCGCCTTCAATCCCTATTACGCCGTCAGCTTCCTGCTGCATGAGGGCTTTTACGGCATCGTCGTGCTCGGCGCCGTCTTCCTGACGGTGACGGGAGCCGAGGCGCTCTATGCCGACCTCGGCCATTTCGGCCGCCGCCCGATCCAGTGGGCCTGGTTCCTGCTGGTCTTTCCGGCGCTGACGCTGAATTATCTCGGGCAGGGTGCGCTCGTTCTCGGCAATCCGATGACGATGTCCGACCCCTTCTATCTGATGTATCCCAAATGGGCGCTGCTGCCGGTCGTCATCCTGGCGACCGCCGCAACGATCATCGCCAGCCAGGCCGTCATAACCGGCGCCTTCTCAATGGTGCGCCAGGGCATCAACCTCGGCTTCCTGCCGCGCATGGAAATCCTTTTCACCTCGGAAACCAATACCGGCCAGATCTTCGTTCCCTCGGTGAACGCGTTGCTGTTCATCGGCGTCATTTTCCTGGTGCTCGGTTTCAAAACCTCCGACGCGCTGGCGACCGCCTACGGAATCTCGGTTACCGGCGCCATGGTCGTGACCTCGATCATGGCCTTCGAATTCGTCCGCGCCCGCTGGAACTGGTCGCTGCCGGTCGCCGTGATGGCGCTGGCGCCGCTCGTCCTGCTCGAAATGATCTTTCTCGGCGCCAACCTGCTGAAGATCCACGATGGCGGTTATATCCCGATCCTGATCGCCACCGGCTTTACCGTGGTCATGTGGACCTGGCGCCGCGGCAGCGCGATTCTGATGGAAAAGACCCGACACACCGACATTCCGCTCGCCTCCTTCGTCAGTTCGATCGAGCGCAAGAGCGAGCATTCGCCCGCGCAGGTTCCGGGCACGGCGATCTTCCTGACCAGCGATCCGGAATCGGCCCCCGCCGCCCTGCTGCACAATCTCAAGCACAACCACGTGCTTCACGACCGCAACGTCATCCTGACGATCCGCACGGTCAACAAGCCGCGGGTGCCCAGCCACGACCGCTATAAGGTCGAGCCCATCTCCGAACGCTTCTCCCGCGTCGAACTGCTCTTCGGCTTCATGGAATCGCAGAACGTCTCGCAGGCTCTCGCGACGCTGCGCAAGACCGGACTGAAGTTCGACATCATGTCGACCTCCTTCTACCTCGGCCGCCGCAAGCTGGTGCCGGATGCCAAGTCGGGCATGCCCTACTGGCAGGACCGCCTCTATATCGCGCTCGCCAACGCCGCCACCAATCCCTCGGATTATTTCCGCCTGCCGGCAAACCGCGTGGTGGAGCTGGGGTCTCACGTTATTATTTGA
- a CDS encoding IclR family transcriptional regulator: MASSDGMAQARETGTLGKLMVLLDLVTHADTPLRFTDILALASQPRGTLHRQLSHLVEEGLLELDGDGRYAPGLRLLDFAARSWARNEFRLIAEPHLAELQQATGETVHLGVLRGESIIYLDKVEGRQPVRMYSQIGNASPCYCTGVGKAALSLLPPESLVDLLAGLSFTSFTASTHASAETLAAEIREIAEQGYAFDREEHEAGIRCVAAPVWSEDRTFIGGISVTGPAYRLSMELLRQWAVPVQLTAAKIMEGMRVRLGPRR; the protein is encoded by the coding sequence ATGGCATCAAGCGACGGCATGGCACAGGCACGCGAGACCGGCACCCTCGGCAAATTGATGGTTCTCCTCGATCTCGTCACCCATGCGGATACGCCGTTGCGCTTCACCGATATACTGGCGCTGGCCAGCCAGCCGCGCGGCACTCTGCACCGCCAGCTCAGCCACCTGGTGGAGGAGGGCTTGCTCGAGCTCGATGGCGACGGCCGTTACGCGCCGGGCCTGCGCCTGCTCGATTTTGCCGCGCGCAGCTGGGCGCGCAATGAATTCCGCCTGATTGCCGAACCTCACCTGGCCGAACTCCAGCAGGCGACCGGCGAGACGGTGCATCTCGGCGTTCTCCGGGGAGAGTCGATCATCTATCTCGACAAAGTCGAAGGCCGCCAGCCCGTGCGCATGTACTCCCAGATCGGCAACGCCTCGCCCTGCTACTGCACCGGCGTCGGCAAGGCCGCTCTTTCGCTGCTTCCGCCCGAAAGCCTCGTCGATCTCCTCGCTGGTCTCAGCTTCACCAGCTTTACCGCCTCGACGCACGCCTCGGCCGAAACGCTTGCCGCCGAAATTCGCGAAATTGCCGAACAGGGCTATGCCTTCGACCGTGAGGAGCACGAGGCAGGCATCCGCTGCGTCGCCGCGCCGGTCTGGTCGGAGGATCGAACCTTCATCGGCGGCATTTCGGTCACCGGTCCGGCCTATCGGCTATCGATGGAACTTCTGCGGCAGTGGGCCGTTCCGGTGCAGCTGACGGCTGCAAAGATTATGGAGGGCATGCGCGTTCGCCTCGGCCCGCGGCGTTGA
- a CDS encoding SMP-30/gluconolactonase/LRE family protein: MTDIYEFEGKTLCNTNSVLGEGPTYDPDSNTVWWFNILGKELHELKLATGEKKVHALPVMASVLARIDAGRQLIATEEGLFVRDVASGNLTFYAALENDRPENRSNDGRTHPSGSLWIGTMSKRAENQAGAIYHVAGGKVTKIFSGISIPNSICFSPDGTIGYYTDSRINRLMRVMVDPQTGLPSGEPIVLVDSMNEPGDIDGSVVDADGYIWNARWGAGVVDRYNPDGLRISRYKVPAVQPSCPAFIGANADRLAVTTAWEGLDEDARSAQPSAGALLELGIGVKGVFDPVYVI; encoded by the coding sequence ATGACCGACATTTATGAGTTCGAAGGCAAGACCCTTTGCAATACCAATTCCGTTCTCGGAGAAGGGCCGACCTATGATCCGGACAGCAATACGGTCTGGTGGTTCAACATCCTCGGCAAGGAGCTGCACGAGCTCAAACTGGCAACGGGGGAAAAGAAGGTCCATGCTCTGCCTGTTATGGCAAGCGTGCTCGCTCGCATCGATGCCGGACGGCAGCTGATCGCGACGGAGGAAGGGCTTTTCGTGCGGGATGTGGCGAGCGGCAACCTCACCTTCTATGCCGCGCTCGAAAACGACAGGCCGGAGAACCGCTCGAACGACGGCCGCACCCATCCCTCGGGGTCGCTCTGGATCGGCACGATGAGCAAGCGGGCGGAAAACCAGGCCGGCGCTATCTATCATGTCGCCGGCGGGAAGGTGACGAAGATCTTCAGCGGCATCAGCATTCCAAATTCGATCTGCTTTTCCCCCGATGGCACGATCGGCTACTATACGGATTCCCGCATCAACCGGCTGATGCGCGTCATGGTCGATCCGCAGACCGGTCTGCCCTCGGGCGAGCCGATCGTGCTGGTCGACAGCATGAACGAGCCCGGCGACATCGACGGCTCGGTGGTCGATGCCGATGGCTATATCTGGAATGCGCGCTGGGGTGCGGGCGTCGTCGATCGCTACAATCCCGATGGCTTGCGCATCTCGCGCTACAAGGTCCCCGCCGTCCAGCCCTCCTGCCCAGCCTTCATCGGCGCCAATGCCGATCGGCTGGCGGTGACGACCGCCTGGGAAGGGCTCGACGAGGATGCCCGTTCGGCTCAGCCGAGCGCCGGCGCGCTTCTGGAACTCGGCATCGGGGTCAAGGGCGTGTTCGATCCCGTCTATGTGATCTGA